In the genome of Syntrophorhabdaceae bacterium, the window TGTCCACAGAATGCCAGAAGTTCGAGACCGATATCGTTATTGCCGGCGGGGGCTTGAGCGGCCTGTCGGCGGCACTCACCGCTGCCGAAAGCGGGGTAAGGGCAATCCTCCTTGAGAAAATGCCCTTTCTCGGCGGTGCCGGTCTTTTCCCGGAAGGTTCTCTCGGCATAGGT includes:
- a CDS encoding FAD-dependent oxidoreductase — its product is MRSQTLSTECQKFETDIVIAGGGLSGLSAALTAAESGVRAILLEKMPFLGGAGLFPEGSLGIG